A window of candidate division KSB1 bacterium contains these coding sequences:
- a CDS encoding aminotransferase class I/II-fold pyridoxal phosphate-dependent enzyme, whose product MDIELFAMERFQSLWENVVDYNLSESGVHPLNLKELLHASEFEQISTIALGYNQTNGSEALRTTIAKLYSGATAANVLVTSGSAEANFLISWALLQPGDEVALMLPNYMQLWGLARSFGSRVKVFHLMPKDGRWQIDWDELDQAITPKTKLIAICNPNNPTGAQLNQNEIMRICELARKTDAWILADEVYRGAERDYQLTPSFWGRSDKVLAVAGLSKAYGLPGLRIGWIVGPAQLIEKIWSYHDYTTICANPISDFLATVALSSPNRERILERTRNIINHNYAVLEHWLKSYADIFEWIPPLAGAIALVKYAIDIKSVELVTRLRQQHSVLVVPGEHFLMENHLRFGFGSPADYLSNALDRISKFLSKI is encoded by the coding sequence ATGGATATTGAATTGTTCGCCATGGAGCGCTTTCAGTCGCTCTGGGAAAATGTCGTCGATTACAATCTCTCTGAAAGCGGAGTTCATCCGCTCAATTTGAAGGAGCTTCTTCACGCTTCTGAATTTGAGCAAATATCAACGATTGCATTGGGCTATAATCAGACCAATGGGAGCGAAGCGCTGCGAACCACCATCGCAAAGCTCTATTCGGGAGCCACAGCGGCGAACGTGCTCGTCACATCGGGCAGTGCTGAAGCCAATTTTCTCATTAGTTGGGCATTATTACAGCCTGGCGATGAGGTTGCTTTGATGTTGCCTAATTATATGCAGCTTTGGGGACTGGCTCGATCATTCGGTTCAAGGGTAAAAGTTTTTCATCTCATGCCCAAGGACGGCCGCTGGCAAATCGACTGGGATGAATTGGACCAAGCGATAACTCCCAAAACCAAGTTGATCGCTATATGCAATCCGAACAATCCCACTGGGGCGCAGCTTAATCAAAATGAAATTATGCGCATCTGCGAACTGGCACGAAAAACCGATGCCTGGATTTTGGCTGATGAAGTTTATCGTGGAGCCGAGCGAGATTATCAGTTAACACCCAGCTTTTGGGGTAGATCAGATAAAGTTCTGGCCGTCGCTGGTCTCTCAAAAGCATACGGTTTGCCTGGCCTGCGCATTGGTTGGATCGTTGGTCCCGCCCAATTAATCGAAAAGATTTGGTCCTATCATGACTACACCACCATATGCGCCAATCCAATCAGCGATTTTCTGGCAACCGTGGCCCTCAGCTCACCGAATCGGGAACGTATTTTAGAACGGACGAGAAATATCATTAACCATAACTACGCCGTTCTGGAGCATTGGCTGAAGAGCTACGCAGACATTTTTGAATGGATTCCTCCGCTTGCTGGCGCAATCGCTTTGGTCAAATACGCTATTGATATTAAATCGGTCGAACTGGTGACACGACTGAGACAGCAGCATAGCGTTTTGGTGGTCCCCGGCGAACATTTTCTTATGGAAAATCATCTCAGGTTTGGCTTCGGCAGCCCAGCGGACTATTTATCAAACGCCCTTGATCGCATCAGCAAGTTCCTTTCAAAGATTTAG
- the larA gene encoding nickel-dependent lactate racemase, translated as MRVKIDYGKDGLWIDVPDENLVKILKMKPSRPILTPTTHIAQALAAPIGSPPLAQLAQGKKTACIVICDITRPVPNKILLPPLLNTLEQNGIGRDRITILIATGIHRPNLGDELIQLVGPEIASNYRIVNHYARRNETHSYLGKTSRGTDVLVDSSYVNAELKITTGFIEPHLMAGFSGGRKLICPGISSLDTVKVMHSPKILEHPNAREGVIDGNPFHEESLEIAKMAGVDFIVNVALNEDKQIIGIFAGDLEKAHQRGVEFVREQVGDTVAEPVDIVITTSAGYPLDATFYQSIKGLTAALPIVKKGGTIILAAECREGLGSPEFSKLLRETEDVEVFMHNILKDDYFVVDQWQFEEYAKVLRKAEVYLFSAGISAEDKTKIFATPISSVEEGVKMALAKHGSSAAIAVIPKGPYILANCASI; from the coding sequence ATGAGGGTAAAGATCGATTACGGAAAAGATGGGCTCTGGATTGATGTCCCGGACGAAAATTTGGTCAAGATATTGAAGATGAAGCCCAGTCGGCCAATTCTGACGCCGACGACTCATATCGCGCAAGCGCTGGCAGCGCCGATTGGCTCACCCCCACTGGCGCAACTTGCCCAAGGCAAAAAGACGGCCTGCATTGTGATCTGCGATATCACTCGGCCAGTGCCCAATAAAATTTTGTTGCCGCCCCTTTTGAATACTTTGGAACAGAATGGCATCGGCCGGGATCGTATTACTATATTGATTGCCACGGGAATTCATCGGCCGAATTTGGGGGATGAATTGATTCAATTGGTGGGACCAGAAATTGCTTCTAATTATCGGATCGTTAATCATTACGCCCGGCGAAACGAGACGCATAGTTATCTTGGGAAGACCTCCCGCGGGACAGACGTGTTGGTGGATAGTAGTTACGTGAACGCTGAATTGAAGATCACCACTGGTTTCATTGAGCCGCATCTCATGGCTGGATTCTCTGGTGGCCGAAAATTGATTTGTCCCGGCATCAGTAGCCTCGATACGGTCAAAGTCATGCACAGTCCCAAGATACTGGAGCATCCCAATGCTCGTGAAGGGGTAATTGACGGTAACCCGTTTCATGAGGAATCTCTGGAAATCGCCAAAATGGCCGGGGTTGATTTTATCGTCAACGTGGCGCTCAATGAGGATAAACAGATTATCGGTATTTTTGCTGGTGATTTGGAAAAGGCGCACCAACGAGGTGTGGAATTCGTTCGCGAGCAGGTGGGTGATACTGTTGCCGAACCCGTCGATATTGTGATTACCACCTCTGCTGGCTATCCGCTCGATGCCACCTTTTACCAGTCCATCAAAGGATTGACAGCGGCGTTGCCGATCGTGAAAAAAGGGGGGACCATCATCCTGGCGGCGGAATGTCGCGAGGGATTGGGCAGCCCTGAGTTCAGCAAATTGCTCAGGGAAACCGAGGATGTCGAAGTTTTCATGCACAACATCCTGAAGGATGATTATTTTGTTGTAGATCAATGGCAGTTTGAGGAATATGCCAAGGTACTCCGTAAAGCTGAGGTATACTTGTTCAGCGCGGGGATCTCTGCTGAAGATAAGACCAAAATTTTTGCCACCCCGATTTCATCAGTTGAAGAGGGAGTAAAAATGGCGCTGGCGAAACATGGTTCGAGCGCGGCCATTGCTGTGATTCCAAAGGGACCGTATATCTTGGCAAATTGCGCTTCAATTTGA
- a CDS encoding asparaginase, with translation MMPKILILFCGGTLVMEEDEDGTLIVPPKERAIENLLNIEPKLNHVAELQVAYIDNIDSTNINPDHWDLMAEVIATNYDQFDGFVITHGTDTMAYTASALSYILQNLGKPVILTGAQIPGGKIETDARRNLINAIRVAQEDIAGVMIVFDEEIILGSRASKVSESRLKAFETINWDVLGEIRIDIRFSDDRKRRHSGVLMVKKGFEPNIAVITLVPGTPVGMVKNVLAGGIKGLVLIGFGTGNIAYPYLEAISMARDLRIPVVVTTQCREGATMMHLYDVGRQALKLGAIEAYDMSLESIVTKLMWALKHAENYDQIKTIMHTNFTGEINKERKIF, from the coding sequence ATGATGCCCAAGATTCTGATTTTGTTTTGCGGCGGCACTCTGGTAATGGAAGAAGATGAGGATGGAACGCTCATCGTGCCGCCCAAGGAACGGGCAATCGAAAATCTGTTGAACATCGAGCCCAAGCTAAACCATGTGGCCGAGTTACAAGTCGCTTATATCGATAATATCGATAGCACTAACATCAACCCTGACCACTGGGATCTCATGGCAGAAGTCATCGCCACCAATTATGACCAGTTCGATGGCTTTGTGATCACTCACGGCACGGATACCATGGCTTATACAGCCAGCGCGCTCTCTTATATCCTCCAGAATTTGGGCAAGCCTGTGATTCTCACCGGTGCACAGATCCCTGGGGGAAAGATCGAGACAGATGCGCGACGCAATCTGATCAATGCGATTCGGGTCGCCCAAGAGGATATTGCTGGGGTCATGATCGTCTTTGATGAGGAAATTATCTTGGGAAGTCGCGCTTCAAAGGTATCGGAGTCGCGACTGAAGGCGTTCGAAACAATCAATTGGGATGTTTTGGGCGAGATTCGGATCGACATTCGATTTAGTGATGATCGCAAGCGCCGGCATAGTGGCGTGCTAATGGTAAAAAAGGGCTTCGAGCCCAATATCGCTGTGATTACGTTAGTCCCTGGGACGCCAGTGGGCATGGTGAAAAACGTCCTTGCAGGAGGGATTAAAGGGCTGGTGTTGATCGGGTTCGGCACTGGGAATATCGCTTATCCTTACCTGGAGGCGATCAGCATGGCCCGGGACCTCAGGATCCCTGTCGTTGTGACAACCCAATGCCGAGAGGGAGCAACGATGATGCATCTGTACGATGTCGGCCGACAAGCCTTGAAATTGGGTGCTATTGAGGCCTATGACATGAGCCTGGAGAGCATCGTGACGAAATTGATGTGGGCGTTGAAGCACGCTGAAAATTATGATCAGATCAAAACCATTATGCATACCAACTTCACTGGCGAGATCAACAAAGAGCGGAAAATTTTTTAG